DNA sequence from the Methylomonas albis genome:
TCTGCTGAAACAGCACCGTAGAAACCGCTATGAGTGTTTTGAGCTCGGTTGTGATGCCGGCAGGGTTTAATTTTTCAATCAAACAAGAGGATGTTGTTATGCGTTGCCACCAAGTTGACTATCAGATTATTGGTCATGACATTCAAATGGTCGAAGTCGAACTCGATCCCAACGAAACCGTGATTGCCGAAGCGGGGGCGATGACCTACCTCGAGCAGGATATAGACTTCGAAGCCAAGATGGGTGACGGCTCGGGCGGTGTGATGGATAAATTGTTTGGCATAGGCAAACGCATGCTGACCGGCGAGTCGGTATTTTTGACCCATTTTACCAATCACGGGGCGCAAAAACGCCGGGTGGCTTTTGCCGCGCCGTTTCCGGGTTCCATCGCGGCATTGAATATGGCTGAATTGGGTGAAGAGGTGATTTGCCAGAAGTCGGCATTTTTGGCCGCCGCCTACGGCACCCAAGTGGATATTGCCTTTAACAAGCGCCTGGGCAGCGGCTTTTTCGGCGGCGAAGGCTTTATTCTGCAACGCTTGCGCGGCGATGGCATGGCCTTTATTCACGCCGGCGGCACGGTGATTCGCAAGGAATTGCGCAACGAAACCTTACGCTTGGATACCGGCTGTCTGGTGGCGTTCAGCGGTGACATCGATTACAACATTGGCATGAGCGGCGGTTTGAAAAGCATGCTGTTCGGTGGGGAAGGATTGTTTCTGGCGACGCTGAAAGGTACAGGTTCGGTGTGGATCCAAAGCATGCCGTTTTCGCGTTTGGCTGAGCGGGTGTTGAGTCAATATAAACCGCTGCTTGGTCAGGATAGCCAATAAAGACTGTCGAATATTACAGTAAGCCGTGTTCTGCGAACGAAAATGGCTGGCCGTCGCCGACGATGAAATGGTCCAGTACCCGGATGTCAAACAGGCCCAGTGCCTGTTTGAGTTTATCGGTA
Encoded proteins:
- a CDS encoding TIGR00266 family protein, which gives rise to MSVLSSVVMPAGFNFSIKQEDVVMRCHQVDYQIIGHDIQMVEVELDPNETVIAEAGAMTYLEQDIDFEAKMGDGSGGVMDKLFGIGKRMLTGESVFLTHFTNHGAQKRRVAFAAPFPGSIAALNMAELGEEVICQKSAFLAAAYGTQVDIAFNKRLGSGFFGGEGFILQRLRGDGMAFIHAGGTVIRKELRNETLRLDTGCLVAFSGDIDYNIGMSGGLKSMLFGGEGLFLATLKGTGSVWIQSMPFSRLAERVLSQYKPLLGQDSQ